In one Streptomyces sp. T12 genomic region, the following are encoded:
- a CDS encoding GntR family transcriptional regulator: MLRDNNRHQWEKDRARRPLAARAATGATEHETGLQVRDLVFHARYREVAAPPELADAFGVPEGTVLLERTYRTRCSAESAPFSLVTSYLVRAMIAANPDLLDDSNEPWPGGTQNQLHTVGIEVSRVQERVTARPPTPRQARELDLPPGAPVILLRKTSYDITDRVVEISEVTLPGDRAELVFTTSLERW; the protein is encoded by the coding sequence ATGCTCCGCGACAACAACCGGCACCAGTGGGAGAAGGACCGGGCCCGCCGCCCGCTCGCCGCGCGGGCCGCGACCGGGGCCACGGAGCACGAGACCGGCCTTCAGGTGCGGGACCTCGTCTTCCATGCGCGCTACCGGGAGGTCGCCGCACCCCCCGAACTGGCGGACGCGTTCGGCGTGCCGGAGGGGACCGTGCTCCTGGAGCGCACCTACCGGACGCGGTGCTCGGCCGAGAGCGCCCCGTTCAGCCTCGTCACCTCCTACCTCGTCCGCGCCATGATCGCCGCGAACCCCGATCTGCTGGACGACTCCAACGAGCCCTGGCCGGGCGGCACACAGAACCAGCTCCACACGGTCGGCATCGAGGTGAGCCGGGTCCAGGAGCGGGTCACCGCGCGGCCGCCGACGCCTCGGCAGGCGCGGGAGCTGGACCTGCCGCCGGGGGCGCCGGTGATCCTGCTGCGCAAGACGTCGTACGACATCACCGACCGCGTCGTGGAGATCTCCGAGGTCACGCTGCCCGGCGACCGCGCGGAGCTGGTCTTCACCACTTCCCTGGAAAGGTGGTGA
- a CDS encoding glycosyltransferase — protein MSAAVGRRVIIVTAVHGPSAAFLPDAHKSLREQELPAGWEWHWVIQEDGKTDEVRPYVPDDARVTFRQGRPGGPGVARTIALAHAEGEYVKILDADDQLTPGVLARDLAVLEADRTMGWTTSRVLDLLPDGTTAGFPGDPDDGPIERGAVLDFWKANDFRAPVHPATLCVRRDLLLALGGWMALPASEDTGLLLALNSVSRGWFSAEVGLLYRKWEGQATGQSAHLDPAERAARMAVAEARARALGSFGWRYPSGR, from the coding sequence GTGAGTGCCGCAGTGGGTCGGCGCGTCATCATCGTCACCGCTGTCCACGGCCCTTCGGCGGCGTTCCTGCCGGATGCCCACAAGTCGCTGCGCGAACAGGAGTTGCCGGCGGGCTGGGAGTGGCACTGGGTGATCCAGGAGGACGGGAAGACGGACGAGGTCCGCCCGTACGTCCCCGATGACGCACGCGTGACCTTCCGTCAGGGCCGGCCCGGGGGCCCCGGCGTGGCGCGCACCATCGCGCTCGCGCACGCCGAGGGCGAGTACGTGAAGATCCTGGACGCCGACGACCAGCTCACGCCGGGTGTCCTCGCCCGTGACCTGGCGGTCCTCGAAGCCGACCGCACCATGGGCTGGACGACCTCCCGGGTGCTGGACCTCCTGCCGGACGGCACGACGGCCGGATTCCCCGGCGACCCCGACGACGGGCCGATCGAGCGGGGCGCCGTACTCGACTTCTGGAAGGCGAACGACTTCCGTGCCCCGGTCCACCCGGCGACCCTCTGCGTGCGCCGGGACCTCCTGCTCGCCCTCGGCGGCTGGATGGCGCTCCCCGCGTCCGAGGACACGGGCCTGCTGCTCGCGCTCAACTCCGTGAGCCGGGGCTGGTTCTCGGCGGAGGTGGGGCTGCTCTACCGCAAGTGGGAGGGCCAGGCGACCGGTCAGTCGGCCCACCTGGACCCGGCGGAGCGGGCGGCGCGCATGGCGGTGGCGGAGGCCAGGGCGCGGGCGCTGGGCTCCTTCGGCTGGCGGTACCCGTCGGGCCGTTGA